CCACGACCCATGAGCCGACGGTGGTTGGCGGCCACGCCATCGCCTTGACCGGTCGTGGCCGCAGAGCCAGCGGGCGCAGGTCGCGGCGCGAGGTCGACGGACGCACCGCAAGGACCAGTAGAACGCACGAGATCGCGAGGCACGCAGCGCCGATGCCGTGCACGACAGGATCCGACGTGGCCGCGTCCAGGGAGGGAAGGGCATCACTGACAGCAGCGGCGGACGGCGCCGACGACCCGAGAGACTCGACGCAGCTGGCGCCCACCGACAGCCCTAGGGCCAGCGCGAAGGCAGCAACGACCGGGACCAGCCACGTCTGGACATGCGACCTCAAGGCCGACACCTTGCGAGGGGACGCACCGACTGGGGAGTCCGTCCCGTGAGGTCGCGGCCATGCATGCTGAGGATCCTAATCGACGGTCAAAACGGCGTGGCCAACTGTCGCCGACCACGCGCGTGCGACCCACGCCGGCGCCTGCCCATCGCGTTGCTCACCTCGACTCACGTCGCCGCGAAGCCGGTCCTGGCTGCTTCACCTCAAGCTGGCACGACGCTGTGCGGTGATGCCTAGAATGGCGTCCATGAGGAGGAGCACATCAGACGGCTGGGGCCAGCGGCGCTGGGCCCAGGTGTGCCTGCTCTCCTTGCTGCTCCTGGGCCTCGTAGGGATGCACCAGGCCCAGCTCTCCGAAAATCACCACGATTCGGCTGACCCGATCGCAGCAGTCGCGACGATGGCCGATCACGAGCCGACGGGCGACTCCCACCACACGACAGCCGAGAACGCCATGGCGTGCGGAGCGATTGCGGTGTGCCTGTCCATGCTTGTTGCGCTCGTGATCCTGGCCCCAGCATCGGGTCGTTCGTCGAGAGTGCTGTGGGCCGCGCCTCGCATGCCGCGGTGGAACCTTCCTGTCGACCGGGTGATGCCTCCGGTCGACATCAATCAACGGCTGTCGATCCTGCGTTGCTGAGGAGAAGTCTGCCCGGACTCGACCCGAGCACACGACTTCAACCAGACCTCACCACACAAGGATTGCCATGAAACGTACGTTCACCTTCGCGACCCTGCTTGCAGCGGTCGCCCTCCTCGCCGGTGCCTGCTCGGATTCCGATCCCGCCGCTGACGGAGCCTTCAACGATGCCGACGTCGGCTTCGCCCAGGACATGATCCCGCACCATCGGCAGGCAGTGGAGATGGCCGAGCTCGCCGCGGACCGCTCGACCGACCCTGAGATCCTGAGTCTTGCCGACGAGATCATCGCCGCCCAGGACCCTGAGATCGCCATGATGACCGGGTGGCTCGAGCAGTGGGGCGAGGACGTGCCAGACGACATGTCCGGGATGTCAGGCATGGATCACGGCGGCGACATGTCGATGCCCGGCATGATGAGCGCCAAACAGATGTCCGATCTCGTGGACTCGACCGGCCCGGAGTTCGACCGACTGTTCCTCGAGCAGATGATCGAGCACCACGAGGGCGCCCTCGAGATGGCCATGAGTCAGCAGTCCGACGGCGAGTTCGCCGACGCCATCGCCTTGGCGCGAGAGATCGAGCAGACCCAGAAGGCCGAGATCACCCGGATGCGGGACCTGCTCGCGTCCTAACCCGCCGACCTCTCCGGGGTGCCCTCGTTCAGCGGGTACCCCGGGGAGTGCCGACCTCCGAAAGGTTCGCATGCCCATCCGTGTGGTGCGCATCACCAGCCGCCGCCGGTGGACTCGCCGGCCGCGGCACCGCCGACCACCCGGAAACCGAGGTCTGGGCCGCATCGTCATCGCTGGCCTCCTGGCAGTCGCGGTGGCGATCGGCGCGTCCATCGCTGCCTCGCTGCCTCGGGCGGAGCCATCGGCTCGCGCGGGCAACCCCGTGGACGCGACACCCACGCCGATCGCCGAGCTACCCCGCCAAAGTCCACCGAACCCACGCATCGAACAACCCCCGCAACCGGTCGTCACGGAAGTCGGAGACGGATCGTTCACCGTGCTTCCACCGCCGGCGTCGGCCAGTTCTGCTGTCGGTCTCGCCTACACCGTCGAGGTCGAGGGGGGAACAGGTGCTGACAGCCTCGAGTTCGCCGCCACTGTCGACGCCACCCTGGCCCTGCCGCAAGGCTGGATCAGTGAGGGCTTCACCTTTCGTCGGGTCGCTGCCGACCCCGGCATCAGGGTCTTGCTGGCCAGCCCCACCACCACCGACGTGTTGTGTGCGCCCCTTCGCACCACCGGACAGGTGTCGTGCCGCAACGGAGAGCTCGTCGTGATCAACCTACGACGGTGGATTCTCGGAGCGGACACCTTCGGGGATGACCTCGCCGGTTACCGGACCTACGTCATCAACCATGAGATCGGACACGCGCTCGGCAAGGGCCACGAACCGTGCCCGGGGCCGGGCCGACCGGCGCCCATCATGCTGCAACAGACTCTCAGTCTCGA
The Aeromicrobium marinum DSM 15272 genome window above contains:
- a CDS encoding DUF305 domain-containing protein, with the protein product MKRTFTFATLLAAVALLAGACSDSDPAADGAFNDADVGFAQDMIPHHRQAVEMAELAADRSTDPEILSLADEIIAAQDPEIAMMTGWLEQWGEDVPDDMSGMSGMDHGGDMSMPGMMSAKQMSDLVDSTGPEFDRLFLEQMIEHHEGALEMAMSQQSDGEFADAIALAREIEQTQKAEITRMRDLLAS
- a CDS encoding DUF3152 domain-containing protein, with amino-acid sequence MPIRVVRITSRRRWTRRPRHRRPPGNRGLGRIVIAGLLAVAVAIGASIAASLPRAEPSARAGNPVDATPTPIAELPRQSPPNPRIEQPPQPVVTEVGDGSFTVLPPPASASSAVGLAYTVEVEGGTGADSLEFAATVDATLALPQGWISEGFTFRRVAADPGIRVLLASPTTTDVLCAPLRTTGQVSCRNGELVVINLRRWILGADTFGDDLAGYRTYVINHEIGHALGKGHEPCPGPGRPAPIMLQQTLSLDGCTANTTPGQS